Genomic window (Nicotiana sylvestris chromosome 7, ASM39365v2, whole genome shotgun sequence):
gTATAAGGtacaaataagtacataacaaacatggaggaaatatggagtaaatgactccacctgtaagtctgaataactttgtaaatcatgaaatattatagtatcatgcatatgcatatgaatgtcatgtcgtgcataggtacatgtttcataacaccatcagcctctgagggcatcccatcatatcatcttggccactgtgggcaaaatcatcaacatataccagctgatcaggtggtggtgcgtatataacgtcataacctttgcAATATcccatatacacacacacacacatatatatatatacatacatatatacgtgtatataacgccatatggtcATCGGTCaatatacatgaatgcaatgcatgaaaagtacgttaataaaatctttcggaatgtcataagatcattttacctttgagtaatatcaaaaagtaaactcttttcaactttcgtatttttctgagatccATCAACAGATAAtagaatattataacttatggaaattcaagaacatggatacctctaatacttctatgaatagtgtcatttatggaatttgtgcatttgctcgtttcgtttgtgtcgtatagatcatgacaaaagaaagaaggtatagccttaacatacctggagtagggacaAATCCGTATAATAtatttgagaaagattgtaccgtactcccttagaatcacaaATCCCATGTTGCTATAGTATTAAATGGTATTCGTATGAAATTCTTGAAGCAATAATATTGCCATTGCAAAATTTATCCTTGCTGAAGCTTTTGTTTAAGATATGAACAATTGATAACATTGATACTATAAATTTATCCTGGCAGAGGATTGTTCTTAAGAAGTGAGAAATGCAATTGTGAATTAGAAAGGTTATTTAACCTTTTCGTGGGCTCCACTTGATAGGATGACTAATCCATATGATTCTCTAAAGGTGACATCTTAATTTATGAATTAAGAGTCATGTTTAAGAATGTTTCTTGACTTCCACGTTGGGGCCTTTAAACCTTATCCAAAATGTTGAATTATTTAACCACTAATTTATTAATTAGTTGTTAACCTCCCACTAAAATCAATAATTAGCCGGTTATCCACATAAtaaagaattatctcaacttacttaaaaaactacttacttttaacacaccttatacacctcaTACATCATACtgtcatggccatgtggtaccttgtatggtactagtccataattatcgggtattattgctcgacccatattttatctcaAATCGACCACTTTTAACGAatctcgttttctttaatttttgtaccctttatccttcatgacacttacgtATCGCTTCTtataaaatagcataatccttataatctccaaatattctttttcttggactgatatcaattaccttatgataaattcaacatacaatactgcaggtgcaacatcgtcgtaactcaatactgtgaagcgtaacattACCGTAGTGtaatactatagggtgcaacattgtagtaacttaatactgcgaggcgtaacatcatcgtaatgtaatactgcaaggcgtaacatcatcgtaatataatactgcaggacgtaacatcatcgtaatattgcggggtgtaacaacGGTGATTGGATCTACGAGCGTtatttgaaatattggctagcATACAACGGTATATTTGATATGATGGAAAGGtgctgcttgatatgaagaaggataaaACGTAACTTTGAAATGGGGATATATTGTGGTGTATTTTAGTGGATGTCCACGAGGAATGAACAAATTCGTTTAGCTAGTGAATGAGCATGGGATCTggatgggttactgatttcataGTAATGGTGCATTGCAGCATTGTTGGAAGATGATGACATCTAATTTCTACAAGGGGTTATCTCCTGTGATCAGATCAGCGGTcacgtggttggcgaagcttctacAAAGAATTCTACTGGCTATCCAGTAAGAagtcgaatatgtgaatgttgagggtgaaaagttgtgcccaactcaacctgagtacccaactcaacctgagtacccaactctctctacacagacttccaaaactgcaacgtaaactgagtgcccctatctaaaatgatggaaacggggacaccatgcaaacgaacaatctcccggatatagatctctgccaacccctctgaagaataggtagtacacacaggaatgaagtgcacagacttggttagccgatccacaatcacccaaatggcatcgaactttctcaaagtccgtgaaagtccaactacaaagtccatagtgatcctttcccacttccactcggaaatatccatctactgaaacaagccacccggtctctgatgcttatatttcacctgatgacaattgagacaccgagctacaaatcccacaatgtctttcttcattctcctccaccaatagtgctgcctcaaatcctgatacatcttcgcggcacccagatgaatagaataccatgagctatgggcctcccccagaatcaactcccgaagcccatccacattgggcacacaaatccagccctacatcctcaacaccccatcatcaccaatggtcatatctctagcatcatcatgcagaAGTCTGTcattaaggacaagcaaatgcggatcatcatactggcactccctgatgcgatcatataaggaagaccaagaaaccacacaagccaatacccgactgggctccaaaatatccaaccatACGAACCGAtaggccaaggcctgaacatccactgcaagaggtctctccctaactggaatgtatgccaaactccctatactTACCGTCGttcggctcaaggcatcagccaccacattggcctttcccggatggtacaatatagtgatatcataatcctttagcaactccaaccatctctgctgcctcaaattgagatccttttgtttgaacaagtactggaggctatgatgattagTAAATaccttacaagacacaccatacaagtaatgcctccaaatcttcaatgcatgaactatggcagccaaatccaaatcatgaatggggtagttcttctcatagggcttcaattgacgagaagcataagcaataactctacccttctgcatcaatacacaactaataccaactctcgaagcatcacaatacacggtatatgaacctgaagctgatggcaaaactaacactagagctgtggtcaaagctgtcttgagcttctgaaagctctcctcacactcgtccaaccaacaaatgaagcacccttctgagtcaacttggtcaagggcgatgcgatagatgagaaatccctgaacaaaccggcgataatagcctgccaaaccaagaaagctgcgaatctctgtggctgaggatggtctgggccaactctgaactgcctctatcttcttcggatcaacctaaataccctcgctggataCCACGTgtcctaagaaagccactgaactgagccaaaactcacacttggagaatttcgcataaagtttctcctctctcaatctctgcaacacaactctcaaatgctctgcgtgctcctcctgactacgcgaatataccagaatatcatcaatgaagattatgacaaacgagtcaagataaggctgaaacacaaTGTTCATCtaatgcatgaacgctgttgaggcattggtcagcccaaaagacatcaccaagaactcataatgaccatatcgggtcctgaaagttgtcttaagaatatcccaATTCCTGATcctcaactggtgataacctgaacggagataaatcttggagaacactcgcTCCCTAAGCTGGTtgaaataaatcatcaatgcgaggcataagatacttgttcttaattgttaccttgttcaattgcctataatcaatgcatatcttcatagtgccatccttcttcttcacaaatagaaccggcgcacccaaaggtgacacactaggccaaatgaaccctttgtcaaagagttcctgaagctgctcctttaattccttcaactccgatggtgccatacgatacggtggaatagaaatgagctgagtgcccggcaccaggtcaataccaaaatcaatatcactttccggtggcatgcccaataggtttgcaggaaacacatcaggaaaatccctcacaattggaacataattaatactgggagtcttagcaccgacatccctcacaaaggctagatacgaaagacaacccttaccAACCATACggtgggctttcaagaatgagatcactctactgggaacataatcagtcacagctcgccactcgatctgtggcacacccggtatagctaatgtgactgtcttagcatgatagtctagaatagtacgacacggagatagccaatccatgccaaaatgatatcgaaatccaccatacacaataataaaagatccacacgggtctccagacccccaatagtcactacacacgaccggtacacacagtctacaataacagtatcgcccactagggtagatacatgaacaggtgaagcaagaacctcacggggcgtacccaaataacgagtaaagtatgatgacacataataaAAGGTGGAaacgagatcaaataatacataggcatctctgtggtagactgaaacaatacctgtaatgacaacattgGAAGCAATAGCGTCGGGTCTGCtcggaagtgcatagaaacgggattgaccgccacctgatcgacctccctctctggaacaacccctagctgactgacttccacccttagctggctggctgggcgggtgtggtgaagtaactgacgctaaagccgatgactgacccctctgataagatgaactcgcaagacgacggGGGCACTGCCttcacatatgacccatctcatcacactcataacaactcctaggtgctggagaaggggactaacTGGAACCCCTGACACCGGAGTGagtagcagatgcactcggcataaaagagccctgaactgatggagcacgggacgaactctgagctggaagggcactaagtgatgattggccctaatgagaactgtgagaaccatgatccgatgatgccccacgataacctaggcgagctggctgagcatgcctgaatggacgacctctgtctTGCTGAAACTAAACTCTcaaaggagtaccactgtaactgccagatcctcgaggcctcttggcctccctctccttgcGCTCCTGGCGACAagcagactcaatctcacgggcaatatccacaacctcctcgaaagtagcaccaatcactctttccctggtcatgagaatatgaagctaataagtgaggccatcaacaaacctcctaatcctctccctatctgtcgaaaccatccaaatagcatgacaagctaactcggagaacctcatctcgtactgcgtcacaatcatctctccctgacgcaaccactcaaactctctaTGCAGCTcatctctgcgggactgcggcacatacttctccaaaaagagaacggagaactgctgccaagtaaggggtgctgcaccaacaggccacgcctctcaaaagcctcccaccaagtgaaagctgctccagaaaactgataagtaatGAAAGCGACcacgctggtctccagaatactcgctgtacgaagcatcttctaacacttatctaagaaaccctgggcatcctcgtcctctgcaccactgaaggtcggaggctgcagtctaccaaacctctccaacctacgctgcttaTCCTTcggcatagcaggaactacatagtcatgagcagctgcaaccggctgggctggatgcgcccccggCATATGAAGTCCATGCACGATCTGCTCAGGTATGCAAGCGGCGgaagtctgattgcctcccccagcctgagaagtatcTGCGgatgtagtggctgaaactgcctgagcttggccagtgcaaactgataagatctgagtcaaggcctcctgaagacccggaatcacaatgggcacaactggtgcctgagctggtgctgctggagcgtccataactgggacctgaacctgaactggggtagctggtggatctgcaggtgctgccctagctgctctgcccctaccacgaccatgaCCGTGTCTTAGACCTCTGGTGGCTATAGCTGGtaatactcggatcaacaaattcgcacgacaagaatttcaagaatataaagtttttcctaaaggttctgcaacctctcgaggataaatacagacatctccgtaccgatccgcgagactctactaaacctgctcatgactcgtgagacctatgtaacctaggctctgataccaacttgtcacgaccccaaacccggacccggtcgtgatagtgcctctcgtgaagacaaggccagccagcaCTTCCCATTATCCAATttattaacaattaagcatttaagaaacagtctaaacatgaacaaataaaccaaagtttaagcaaatgatagtataatatgcgaaatacaacccaaacacagcccaatatcggggtgtcactagtcatgagcatctaacaacacgGAATTCTCCAAATcgactacagagtttaatacagaaaactaAGAACATGTAGAAGTAAGATAAGGAAgagctctgggctgcgaacgccaatagCGACCTAGAGACTCCTCGAATCTGCCTGAaccggaaatgatcagcactcaggagcgggaccAGACACGCCTGAATCTtcacatagggtgcagggagtaaagtgagtaatccaactcagtgagtaataatcataaataaagactgaaagcagaaaatcacataaggcacaaagcatgctataataaagtagtaaaaccattaaaaaacagtgaaagataggtaaacatcctttaactcaaatttaaattcatgaaaaacctttttcaacaattaagcaggtaattggcagtaaattatgaaaagtaaacacataaaggttcgcccctcgggcacaatatcaacaaatccgcccctcgagcaacatctctgaacaataccagcccctcgagcaatcacatagaataataccagcccctcgggcaatcacatagaacaatactagcccctcgggatcaatctcacatcacaatgggtacccgcgctcactgggggtgtacagactcctggaggggtcccttactgcccaagcgcaatatcaagccacctcgtggcatcatcactaggccctcggcttcatatcaatcaagccacctcgtggcgtacatatctcaagcctttagcctcataatcagtatcgaatgtttcctcacaacataggccctcggccttactccgtcaaaatcctcacaaaccACTCGGGCAATactaaaacatgattctcaacccaaaaatatcatttaaaagatcatataagtgttaaaacagagtaaatatggctaaatacgaaaacaacaaaatatatcaggattgagttcaagtataattcaaaacagtgaggaaatatcagtaaaaatacccgaagggttcaaatagttggcaaaaggcccaaatatggcattcagcccaaaatacgatcatagcaaatagatttcagtcaaatacgcagtaaaatagtcattcgagacggactaagtcacaatccccaatagtgcacgaccctacgctcatTATCAAGcgcgtgcgtcacctcaatatagcacaacaatgtgcaagttcggggtttcataccctcagaacatcatttacaaataTTACTcgcctcgaaccggtcaaatctctagctcgtgacgcctttgtCCCTGGAATCGGCCTCCATTctcgtcgaatctatccaaaatcagaacgaggatgtcaaaatatgctaagggaacaaagccgaagtgaaaataatcaaaatacgacacaaatcccgaaattaccaaaacccgacccctgggtccacatctcagaattcgataatttttacctcaatagattccttatctccccacgagttcatgcatatcaaaagttctgaaatccgacctcaaatggttctTCAGATCCTCAATCAAAAGTCTAAATTTCCatgccctagttcttcaatttttggcttaatttccatgattatttaggtggaattcatcgagttttaagtccaagaatctcacctacaagtgattccccttgaatccctcttcaatccccttcaaaaagctccaaaaatgaccaacaatggaggaaataaaccccaaaattgcggacaagacgaccttttaaaccttctgcacaggcctaaattccttcatcgcgatcgcgggactTCCTTCGCAATCGCGAAGCATAAATCAACAGGCCCTCAAATTTACTTTATGCGAACACGTAGTGACACACGCGAATGCGATTCTCAAAACCTCAAACCTACGCAAATGCGGATAGAGCCACATGAAGACGATGCACCACTTGCCCAAATCACGCGATCGCAACT
Coding sequences:
- the LOC138872820 gene encoding uncharacterized protein, with translation MVLTDRERIRKFVDGLTYQLHILITRKRVIGATFKEVMDIARDIESICCQEREEREAKRPRGSSSYSGTPSRDCHAKTVTLAISGVPQIEWRGVTDYVPSRVISFLKSHRMPISIPSYRMAPVELKELKEQFQELFDKGFIWPNVSPLGASVLFVKKKDGTMRICIDYRQLNKEALTQILSVCTGQAQAVSATTSADTSQAGGGNQTSAACIPEQIVHGLHMPGAHPAQPVAAAHDYVVPAMPKDKQRRLERFGRLQPPTFSGAEDEDAQAPLTWQQFSVLFLEKYVPQSRRDELHREFEWLRQGEMIVTQYEMRERVIGATFEEVVDIAREIESACRQERKEREAKRPRGSGSYSGTPLRVFTNHHSLQYLFKQKDLNLRQQRWLELLKDYDITILYHPGKANVVADALSRTTVSIGSLAYIPVRERPLAVDVQALAYRFVWLDILEPSRVLACVVSWSSLYDRIRECQYDDPHLLVLNDRLLHDDARDMTIGDDGVLRM